The proteins below are encoded in one region of Silene latifolia isolate original U9 population chromosome 2, ASM4854445v1, whole genome shotgun sequence:
- the LOC141644221 gene encoding transcription factor BHLH094-like, protein MDPPTATLMNETTSYNLSEIWPVPMNGGGPFAPNSTRFTESALIREGSGNDAVYTGSARKRREKIVEDAAMSDSDGKRIKSSGSGDENQTQKGDGEVNSGKGAEKTSKAPLDAQKDYIHVRARRGQATDSHSLAERARREKISERMRILQDLVPGCNKVIGKALVLDEIINYIQSLQRQVEFLSMKLEAVNTRVSPGIEGFPSKDFGQQPFDTSGVGYCSQPAREYGHDPSPDWLHMHIGGGGFERQT, encoded by the exons ATGGATCCACCGACGGCGACACTAATGAACGAAACGACGTCGTATAACTTATCGGAGATCTGGCCTGTACCTATGAATGGCGGTGGGCCTTTCGCCCCGAATTCGACCCGTTTTACTGAGTCCGCTTTGATTCGTGAGGGTTCTGGAAACGACGCCGTTTATACCGGTTCGGCAAGGAAGAGGAGGGAGAAAATCGTTGAAGATGCTGCCATG AGTGATTCCGACGGTAAAAGGATCAAATCATCAGGGTCCGGGGATGAGAATCAGACTCAGAAAGGTGATGGTGAAGTCAATTCTGGGAAAGGAGCGGAAAAGACGAGTAAGGCACCACTTGATGCACAAAAGGATTATATTCATGTGCGAGCTAGAAGAGGTCAAGCCACCGATAGCCACAGCCTTGCAGAAAGG GCAAGAAGAGAAAAGATAAGTGAAAGGATGAGAATACTCCAGGATCTTGTCCCTGGATGTAACAAG GTCATTGGCAAGGCACTAGTACTTGACGAGATTATAAATTACATCCAATCATTACAGCGCCAAGTCGAG TTCTTATCAATGAAATTAGAGGCGGTCAATACAAGAGTCAGCCCTGGTATTGAAGGATTTCCCTCAAAAGAT TTTGGTCAACAGCCATTTGATACTTCTGGAGTCGGGTATTGTTCGCAACCTGCAAGAGAGTACGGACATGACCCATCACCCGACTGGTTGCACATGCACATTGGTGGCGGTGGCTTTGAAAGACAAACATGA